The segment CGTCATCGATTCCGCAAAAACACCGTAGATTAAGTATCTTCTTTCTCGTCTATGCGGTATTTTACGCCGGACGAATTTCTCGCGGACGAAGCCAAGGGAATCATCGTCCATCGATTCCCAACCAAACCGAATTCGTTTTAAATTGTTGCGAGCTTCGCTCTCATTTCTAATCTGCAAAAAACTGACTATTATTCTGCTAACAAGGAGGGTGAGGGTGCGTTCTAATTCAAGCGTGCAATAATTAGGCAGCTGatttgattttatgcatttatcagaaaaattagtagatgtaaattaaaacagtaaaaacagtagaagaatttagaaatccTGTTCTATTATTCCCAAtcgattaaccctttgtacgcggacctattttaactggaaaattaaacatttctttcgacctagaataattccactctacatatattaattcttttctttgtatgaatatgaaattgatataatacctcacacaCTATTTAGTAGAAAATtgcttatttttcataaagatccgctgtctagtaacaatccttagcactcgagtggtgacactCGGAGTcatcgctaaaaattgctgtaccgttattcacaatattgtttacattattaaatatgttggtatctaatcaattgcctactacacatttaagtattgtacgagtaaGAGCGAGTACACTACTACATATTTAACTATATTGTATGAAGATTCCTTCGCGtacaaaaatcaatgtttctactAGTTTCTAGAGGAGCTTCAGTTGGTGATATTTTCTAGAGAAAATTTGTCTTCAGTTTTCCACCCGTCATGAAAATGAATGATGGCTAGCCAAAGTAGAAGCCTCTGGAGCTTTAAAATTAAACCAGGATTATTATTGTACTATTTGtttgaaaaagagagagagagagagagagagtgttcgaatactttttgACCAGCTGTTGTTTAAGAGTCTAACCGCGCCGCGTTGCGAGCAACAACGCTGATTCTCGGCGCTGATAACAAGAAAAGATTTTCTGCACCCCGAGCCCCGAGCACACGCGTTGAGGGATATTTTGCGATTTTAACGGCCCGACAGTTTTTTTTCGATGGCGCTCGGAGAGGGCACAGAATCGGTCGACCATACTTTAAAACGCCCTTAAGGGTGGGTCCCCAGTCGAAACGGTCGAGGGATGGAAAACGATGGAGGTTGGCCCAGAGGAGGAGAGGAGGTCGGAATCCGGTCCCCACCCTGCGTGCCCGAAAAACGGTACCCCAGCCAATGTCGACCGAGCCGTTGCTACCCCCTCATGGAAAATACATTTCCTTACCCTTCATCTTATTGTTCGTGCCACCATACCTACCGAACTGCAACGATTAGTTGCTCGTCTGCCTAATCAACTCTTTCTACTCACACGTTTTTCAATGTTCACCAATAGACCAAGGGAAAGCTAAGTTAGGTCTCGATGCAAAGAAACTGTCTGTTTTTTTCTTTCTAATGTCTAGAAAAGAATTATAACATCTAAGCGAAGTCGGCAAACAGGGCCcaacgattttaataaaaattttataataaaatagtaGTTGTTTCACTATTATAGTGATCCCGTTTTAATGAACACATACAGACAGTCTCACAATTGGTGGCacgcactttaaatcagaataactttttttataaatggaccaatTTCTGATATAAAGCGTGTGCCATCAATTACGAGACTGACGGTAAATAATGATTTTCGGAAAAGAAATCGTACATCGGATGAAGCGACGCGCTTCTAAGATTTTCCTGATATGTAATAAGGAGCGAGAAAAATGGTCGCGGAAAGGTTCGCGATCGGCAGGGGCATATCAAGAGGGGTAACGAAGAGTGTAACAACAGCGAGAACGTGAAGGTAAAACAAGGAGGTGTCTAGCTGGAAAGGGTGGCGGCGCGATGTATCGCGTAGGGTATAAAGCGGGCTGTTGGTAGAGCAAGGAGACGAAGGGAGGGGTTAGAGAGAACCAAGAAAATAGGGGGCGACTATGCGAAGGGGGCGACTCTAGTCAGAAGCACGTTGGGCGGAGGGTGAGAGGGGTGCAGGGTGAGAGAAactagatagagaaagagatagaaaggaaaggaaaggaaaggaaaggaaaggtaAGGTAGGGGGATCGAAACGGCGACTCAGTCCATCTGTCCGGTGTTTTGTCCAAGCAGCGGCAGAGGCACTAGACAAAAACTCACCTAACCCTTCCTTGATTACAATGCCGGCAAAAAGCGAAATACTAACCGctgccgtcgccgccgccgccgccgccaccgctgCTGGCTGCTGGCTGCTGCCACTACCACTGCCACTGCCGCTACCGCTGCCTCTGCCGCTGTCGCGCGAGAACGGCCCGCTTCTAAGAAACTAGACCCGTTTTTGCTTTACATCGGAACACCGTCCGCACCGTGAGCTATCGGACAAAGAACCTATACCACTCGTTCAGCTCTCACCCCGATCTCCTCCTCGCAGTCTCGTCGACCCGCGAACGTCTTTTACCCCGGACCACTGGTCCACTGGACCACTGGACCACCCCCCTCATCCGCAGATACCTCTACCTCTACCTCGACCGGCACCGACCCTGGAACCTACGCCGCTTTCTTCGCCTATCCACATCCACATCCACATCCACATCTACTCTTTCCCTACCTCTTCCCTTCCGAGGCTTCGATCTTGCACACTCGTCCCGTATAGTCCTCGGCTTCTTCCTTCTTCCTGTCCATTACTCGCCGAATGACTTATCGATCCTTCTTGAACCGTTTCAACCTGTTCCCGATAGAATCTCTTATTCCCCTGCACGATCAAGCATTTACAAGCATTTACAACTGTTAGAAAGTCAAATATGTACctatactgtatacatataattgaccGAAACCTCTAGAACTGTCTCGCATGTTTAGTTTTCGCGTAACacctcctttctttttttttatcaaaatgcATGCATTTTTAGAAAAATCAATGCTTTTCGCGTACACGTCTGTATACTAGACAGAATTTGCTGTATCACACAGATATTTGTTGACCTTATTTGATAATAAGGAGGATGGGATTGgatttgttttgtttttatgaAAGCGGCACAAGCGAAGTTTACTGGCTGGTCTTTGGTGAAAGAAAGAGCCGGCGAATGGCGGAATGGAGAAAAGTCGGTGACGATGAGGATCGGTCGCGTTCGCGTTCTCGTTTGTTCTCGCTTTCGCGAGCGCATACGCGCCGTTCCCAGGGAGGCTGAGGAGGCCACGGTATAGGATCAGGTTTTTCTTAGCGCGTCCCTGGTGCTGGTGCTGGTGCTGGTGCGCGTTATTGGACGCTATGCCATGccatgccgccgcgccgcgccgcgccgcgccgcaccgtggCGACTCTGCCTCCGACTCGCGTACGCGTTCCCCGCTAACAAAAACGATTATCCCGTGCCAAAAAAGCTGTTATGTAAATGCACTGCCTGGACTAGACTGCCGGTCACAGGTATACCTACTCTACTTGACCGGGATAGAGAGTTCCGCCGATGAAAACCTGCTGTCATTCTAGCCGAAAACGAATTAACTGTTCCGTAACCGAGGTAATCTCCTCTGTTTGTCCCCCTCTTCCTCTGGCTTGGTCTCCTTCTTCGCTGAAACGTCGATTCTAAACTTTATAACTTCCCAAATCAAATCTCTTGGGTCTTAGATCCTTCGCTTACAGGGGAAGAGAGTAAACGACTGTCTAACGATTCGCTGCTGTGATAATAAATTCATGAAATGTATAGTACATACAcagttttatttcgatataagACGATGCCTCGGTACCGGCTTTCGCCGTATTTCGGATTAGGGTACCTATTCGGCTTGATTTCGTTCTCGAGTGGTACGGGAGTTTATGGGCCCATAAAGTTGTCCGGCAGACCATAAAGTTGTCGGCCGAGCAGCGATATCTTTCGTTGGAAAAGGATAGAATATGACATATCCTCGTATCCTCTCGTTCAAATACAGGGCAGTGTCGAAACGAACAACTTCGAAAAGAAGAAGAGGGGTGGGTCAGTGATTTTCATATTCCGAAAAAACGTCGTCGGCTTATATCGAAATAAATCAGTATTCATCAAACCGTATCAATTACCCTTAAGTTGCGGGGCAAGGTTTCCTCGTCGGTATCGTTCctcttcttcttattttttttctttcttcagcGTGTCTCATAAATCGTCGcgtcgccgcgcgccgcgcgccgcgccgcggccagATATCTCGAAAGACCGATGCGCATGCAGAGAATCGGCGGTGTCTCATTAGAAAGATCTCTTCGTATCCGTTTGGTTCTCGTGGCTGCGGGGCCAACGTCAGAAAAATCTCGCGGAACGAGTCACCCCGCTGCTGTCAGGGACTTACTCGTATCTCGGTCGGTGTATATAAGCGTGAGACCGGGTCTCGGGTTCGTAATAAGACCTGCCGACCAGGTTTTTCAGCCCCGTTCCACCGTATTGCTCCGTATCTCCTTCTGCATTTCTTCTCCCTTTCGTTCCCTCTTGGCTTCCTGTCgctctcttttttctctctccccgTCGCCCCGTCGCCCCGTCTCCTTTCTCCTTTCTTTTCTCATCCCTTAGACCTCATTTCGCCCGTCCCCCCTTCCCCTCCCACCCTCCcaccccttcttcttcttcttcatcttcctcttcttcttcttcttctccttccctCTCCATCCTCCGTGTCCTCTCTCTCTGATTCTCTCCCTCCGTTTCATCTCTCTTTCCCTTTGTTTTAATTCCCATCTTTTCCTCTTTGTCGCTCCTCTTTTCTTTCGAGACACACCGAGAGCCCACGGCCGGCAACGTCCCGATGCCATGCTACCAGTACCGGTATTAATTTATACGTTGTACGTGTGTGCACGCCGCTTTTTCTCGCAGTTCCTCGAAATTTGCAAGAAACTAGTCGGACACCCTGGCGGCTCGACCGCCTGCCCGCATACTGCCCGTCtgctcgtcgcgtcgcgccaCACCGCGCACCGCACCGTTCGCGTTCCtttccgtttcgtttcgtttcgtttcgtttcgtttcgtttcgtttcgtcccCCATTCCGTTCCATTCCGAAACACTTTACTGATACTGAACCGAACCAGCCGAACGTTCAGACAATTCACATCACAATTCATAATCACCTCGTTGCGCGCACTTCTCAACAAAATGATAAGACACCATGAACATTACAGTAGCGAGGATTCAATTCTGACCAATACGCTATGAAAGTACTTATACGGGCTGAAAAACTAAtatagttaccgagatattcTCTATAACTGATTTTTAATACAGATAATGCTCTGATAAAAAGAAAGCAAAACAGAGAACAGCTAATTaatgtataatacatacatCGTATGCTACTCATCTTGAAACCATAGAACTTTCGTTTCAACCATCTTTTTTCATATACCAAATAGTTTAAATTAGTGAATAGAcaacggatgtttatgcaaaataaaaattttcttcctgaactgcatcaaactggagtgaaatagaaatttattttcttgctTAATATAGTATGgctgataggttgaaaataatataacggtaTTTTGgagttcttctaatatttttaccgttttaaattacgcctactaattttcatcataaatgcatataatccgctgtctattaatcaaTTACCATCGTTACGAATTTGAATGAAGTTAATGGTAGGATCAGCACTAAAGAATCTCGATATAAATAATGATCTACGCGGAATGTTCTCATCCGTAAATGTCTgtcttaataattaattttgttcatATGATTTAGTGGTGCAGACGTCCGTACCTCAGAACGAAGCAGAGCTACAGTTATATAGGGTGATGCAAAAGGCGTCCCTCTTGGGCTATTACGACACTCTTCTAGAAATGGGTAAGGTACACGCAGGCTGTTCCAAGCATAAATAGTGTACATACAATATACCTATGTAATAAGCAATTTCCTTTCTAAATTGATCAACTAGGAAAGTCGCGAGCCAACTTGTCGCTAACATTATCTGTACGTCTGTTGTGAATTGAGaacataaaaacaaataaaataattgaatgtTTAGTGGAGAAAGAAGTTGGCTGATAAAACCTGCACGATTTTCTATATTATTGTAGGTGGCGACGATTTGCAACAATTGTGCGATGCCGGAGAAGAAGAGTTTCTGGAAATTATGGCACTAGTCGGTATGGCCAGCAAACCCCTCCATGTCAGAAGACTTCAAAAAGCTCTACAAGAATGGCTGACAAACCCTTGTAAAATAACTCATAATATCTGATCTATCGATCTGGTGCACATCAAATTCGCTCAATTGTTCGTTGTAAATCATTTTACAAAACCGAAAAAACGTATACGGAATGGAACCCCGGTATACGaccttaatccgttcctgatgtttggacTTATATCGAATATACATAGGATGTACATATACCAAACCAACCTCTCCCGTAAGAAGTAATGTAAAAGtgattaatccgttctcatgtaaaagaaaaaaactcctattgatattatacctacaTTAATAATTACATCATCGGTAATTCCATTACTGATCCTTACTTGTATGATCAGTCAGTTAATAATACGTCAACTCtgaatataattgattattcGTTTAATTTTTCCTCCGAGATCATTagttaaaaaagaaaagaagaaaatattcacagaaaatacaataaaaatattcatgTCGTACACCCCGGACAGAAGTCGTATACCGAGCAAAATTTTTCACGTCCAAACAAGACGTATGTATTCCGAATTGGACTGGATAAAAAGATATGATGTGTGCAGATCTACGATTTAGGCTTGTTTCTTCGTTTTCGTACAGAATCGCAGTTTCATGTGCACCAACCTAATACAATTGTCGCTATACTAGACGCGGTAAATTAAACAAATCAATGGAACAAAAGTAATTCCTCGAAAATGTATTTCACTTATCGAAATGTAATGTTCTCTACGTTATATTTATGTTGTCGAAAGTTTTCTACGTTTCGTCCGCGAAGACAATGATCGATTATATCAAAGCATACTACAACATAATTCGTTTCTCTGTTGCAGCCCTTTTTCAGGCGCCAGTGGTATCGACGAATGCTACCTGCAAGAATCCACCGACTATAGGGTTTGCCTGCGCAAGTCCCAGGCCGCAAGTGCAAAATCTTCAAGGTTTCGCGGCAACTTCGCAGACGCAAACCCCAACGCCCTACGTCTCGTCGCACGTGTCCCTTACGCCGTTGCCCTGCAGAAGCACCAGCCCTATAGTGTCGGTGACGAGCGTAACCGCACCAGTTGCTTCGACCACCTTCCGGCAGAGTCCCAGCCCCAACGCGCCCTTGCCCTATACAACTGTCCATAGCCCTGGCATACTGCAGGtatatctatgtatacataGTACAACTAATCGGTAACATTATAATCAACTGGTACACCCACCAATCAGAAACGGAAGTCCTTTTTGCTCGTTGGAGTCGGAGTAGGAGTCGGAGTAGGAGTCGGAGTCGGTTAAAGTCTCCGGAGTCCCGCAATCATTTTCACTAGAGTCTAGAGTATTATCTCAATTTTATACAGTGGGTAACTTTAATATTCGGACTTCCGGATACCGGTATAACGAACGCtttgtacatatgtattatgTACTTCGATAAACAGTTTCTCGGCGTTTTGGAACATTAAATTGTGCGGCGTGGCAGTGAACGGTTTCATaatcttgaaaaatatttatcgcTGCAGCGATGATACAAAGAGCTGTTTTTATTAGGTGGGAACTTGCGAATCATCGTGCGGCAGTGGCACGTCTCCTAGTCCTGGgggtggcggtggcggtggcgcACCTGCGAGCCCAACTCAACCGACACCGACTCTTCTACAGTTGCAGATACAGAGATTAGCGGAGGCAGCCGAAAGACTTGCTGCTACCATTCGTCCGGTCGATCCAAAACCTCATAACGTTAAGAAGAAGATTTGCAAGAATTTGGAGGTAAACCGGTGTCTTAGCTCAACTAGATCGCAGATCTTTATAGAAAATACCTACAGCATGTCTCACTTAAGtatgaccccccccccccagaatATCTTCTTTAATTTATTTTCGCAATGTAAACGATTTTGTTACGTTACGTGTAATTTGTCTTGTAGTTTTCAAGGTGATCGATGTTCTTTGTAAAAATAactacacacacatatacaatATTCGTGTACAAATATGTTCTTGGAACATGACCTTGAACTCCGAAGATGATTTGTGCTACGGTAAGACACTTTCTCAGACTTGGAAAATTTTAGTTTGACCTTCATCTTCGGCGTTTAAGGTCAGGCGTTGTAGGTCATGTCacagtacatacatatacaatatgtatttgaatgtatttttttaatgaGCTACGCGATGCAACACGAAAATATGTATGTAGTTATACATAAAAAAAGCAACCCCTGCGTAAAAGAGAAAGTCGCGGTTACTTTGTTTCAGATGGTAATGGCTATGCCCGACAGCGACCCACGACGAATGGAAGAGATCCGAAAGTACGCGGCAATTTACGGAAGATTCGACTGCAAGAGGAAACCAGAGAAACCACTGACATTGCACGAAGTGTCGGTAAACGAAGCCGCCGCACAGATTTGTAGGTTCGTACCTGCCCTTCTTACTAGAAGGGACGAACTTTTTCCTTTGGCCCGGCGGGTTGTCAGAGATTCTgggtatcattattcaaaaaatcATTAGTAAGTACCTTTACTGGAAGATCAGTTCAATCATTCCCTTTACACGCTTTAAACGTTTGCTAACATGTTCACGCTGACTTTAATCCAACGATACAAACAAATGAAACGCGCTGTTATAGAaagcacatacatatatacatatatcgaaaGCTAGAGATACGAGAAATTTTAAAGAGCGTTTTCTTCCTTTCGGGTCAGACTTATATTCCGACTTCTCTTCcttgctttctttttatttttacgtttgcTGCAACATTCGACAATTACATCACAACAAAAGAAAGATTGTcaagtattttctattttatatgtaaaGAAATAATCAGGGGAGTGGGGGACATCGGATTTCAGTGAACTAAGTTATTTAAGCGAAAACTAAACTATAACAAATCAGATTATTAATCCAGTGAGCAAAATGCTCGATTTCGGACGGGCATATCTGCGTCAGCAGAAGTATCGCTTTCTGCTGGCAGAATGAGGCAGCTCGGTTCTGAATTcggtgctgccctcttaaacgaagGCAGAATTGAGGACCGAGCTGCCAGCATTCTGCCGGGCAGA is part of the Lasioglossum baleicum chromosome 6, iyLasBale1, whole genome shotgun sequence genome and harbors:
- the Nab gene encoding NGFI-A-binding protein homolog isoform X1; translated protein: MESRVEETNAPSTVTTTRTIGTPSPVATVTINAVPTPGPLTSLASVTSCSIQNPVVVVASPPTKHQQSAPGLSTVPAVNAVNAALPKILGRNTNGTLVQTSVPQNEAELQLYRVMQKASLLGYYDTLLEMGGDDLQQLCDAGEEEFLEIMALVGMASKPLHVRRLQKALQEWLTNPSLFQAPVVSTNATCKNPPTIGFACASPRPQVQNLQGFAATSQTQTPTPYVSSHVSLTPLPCRSTSPIVSVTSVTAPVASTTFRQSPSPNAPLPYTTVHSPGILQVGTCESSCGSGTSPSPGGGGGGGAPASPTQPTPTLLQLQIQRLAEAAERLAATIRPVDPKPHNVKKKICKNLEMVMAMPDSDPRRMEEIRKYAAIYGRFDCKRKPEKPLTLHEVSVNEAAAQICRFVPALLTRRDELFPLARRVVRDSGYHYSKNHYLSVSRPRENGEENENENERAKRQKLELEGENEDGTQEELDLRCSEMDINNTTLRRHRSSSPVWRKKNNNGIFSGSIEEISDSDSQLSFSNEESSSMHDTNEAEADNTDKESDFNLKVIASRGDNIIAVANPALMECSHPIKEEPTDEKPAL
- the Nab gene encoding NGFI-A-binding protein homolog isoform X2, encoding MESRVEETNAPSTVTTTRTIGTPSPVATVTINAVPTPGPLTSLASVTSCSIQNPVVVVASPPTKHQQSAPGLSTVPAVNAVNAALPKILGRNTNGTLVQTSVPQNEAELQLYRVMQKASLLGYYDTLLEMGGDDLQQLCDAGEEEFLEIMALVGMASKPLHVRRLQKALQEWLTNPSLFQAPVVSTNATCKNPPTIGFACASPRPQVQNLQGFAATSQTQTPTPYVSSHVSLTPLPCRSTSPIVSVTSVTAPVASTTFRQSPSPNAPLPYTTVHSPGILQVGTCESSCGSGTSPSPGGGGGGGAPASPTQPTPTLLQLQIQRLAEAAERLAATIRPVDPKPHNVKKKICKNLEMVMAMPDSDPRRMEEIRKYAAIYGRFDCKRKPEKPLTLHEVSVNEAAAQICSLSVSRPRENGEENENENERAKRQKLELEGENEDGTQEELDLRCSEMDINNTTLRRHRSSSPVWRKKNNNGIFSGSIEEISDSDSQLSFSNEESSSMHDTNEAEADNTDKESDFNLKVIASRGDNIIAVANPALMECSHPIKEEPTDEKPAL
- the Nab gene encoding NGFI-A-binding protein homolog isoform X4, whose translation is MESRVEETNAPSTVTTTRTIGTPSPVATVTINAVPTPGPLTSLASVTSCSIQNPVVVVASPPTKHQQSAPGLSTVPAVNAVNAALPKILGRNTNGTLVQTSVPQNEAELQLYRVMQKASLLGYYDTLLEMGGDDLQQLCDAGEEEFLEIMALVGMASKPLHVRRLQKALQEWLTNPSLFQAPVVSTNATCKNPPTIGFACASPRPQVQNLQGFAATSQTQTPTPYVSSHVSLTPLPCRSTSPIVSVTSVTAPVASTTFRQSPSPNAPLPYTTVHSPGILQVGTCESSCGSGTSPSPGGGGGGGAPASPTQPTPTLLQLQIQRLAEAAERLAATIRPVDPKPHNVKKKICKNLEMVMAMPDSDPRRMEEIRKYAAIYGRFDCKRKPEKPLTLHEVSVNEAAAQICRFVPALLTRRDELFPLARRVVRDSGYHYSKNHYLSVSRPRENGEENENENERAKRQKLELEGENEDGTQHINNCNT
- the Nab gene encoding NGFI-A-binding protein homolog isoform X6, producing MESRVEETNAPSTVTTTRTIGTPSPVATVTINAVPTPGPLTSLASVTSCSIQNPVVVVASPPTKHQQSAPGLSTVPAVNAVNAALPKILGRNTNGTLVQTSVPQNEAELQLYRVMQKASLLGYYDTLLEMGGDDLQQLCDAGEEEFLEIMALVGMASKPLHVRRLQKALQEWLTNPSLFQAPVVSTNATCKNPPTIGFACASPRPQVQNLQGFAATSQTQTPTPYVSSHVSLTPLPCRSTSPIVSVTSVTAPVASTTFRQSPSPNAPLPYTTVHSPGILQVGTCESSCGSGTSPSPGGGGGGGAPASPTQPTPTLLQLQIQRLAEAAERLAATIRPVDPKPHNVKKKICKNLEMVMAMPDSDPRRMEEIRKYAAIYGRFDCKRKPEKPLTLHEVSVNEAAAQICRFVPALLTRRDELFPLARRVVRDSGYHYSKNHYLSVSRPRENGEENENENERAKRQKLELEGGAGPTLL
- the Nab gene encoding NGFI-A-binding protein homolog isoform X3 is translated as MESRVEETNAPSTVTTTRTIGTPSPVATVTINAVPTPGPLTSLASVTSCSIQNPVVVVASPPTKHQQSAPGLSTVPAVNAVNAALPKILGRNTNGTLVQTSVPQNEAELQLYRVMQKASLLGYYDTLLEMGGDDLQQLCDAGEEEFLEIMALVGMASKPLHVRRLQKALQEWLTNPSLFQAPVVSTNATCKNPPTIGFACASPRPQVQNLQGFAATSQTQTPTPYVSSHVSLTPLPCRSTSPIVSVTSVTAPVASTTFRQSPSPNAPLPYTTVHSPGILQVGTCESSCGSGTSPSPGGGGGGGAPASPTQPTPTLLQLQIQRLAEAAERLAATIRPVDPKPHNVKKKICKNLEMVMAMPDSDPRRMEEIRKYAAIYGRFDCKRKPEKPLTLHEVSVNEAAAQICRRSWTYAALKWTLIIQHSGDTDHQVWRKKNNNGIFSGSIEEISDSDSQLSFSNEESSSMHDTNEAEADNTDKESDFNLKVIASRGDNIIAVANPALMECSHPIKEEPTDEKPAL
- the Nab gene encoding NGFI-A-binding protein homolog isoform X5, which gives rise to MQKASLLGYYDTLLEMGGDDLQQLCDAGEEEFLEIMALVGMASKPLHVRRLQKALQEWLTNPSLFQAPVVSTNATCKNPPTIGFACASPRPQVQNLQGFAATSQTQTPTPYVSSHVSLTPLPCRSTSPIVSVTSVTAPVASTTFRQSPSPNAPLPYTTVHSPGILQVGTCESSCGSGTSPSPGGGGGGGAPASPTQPTPTLLQLQIQRLAEAAERLAATIRPVDPKPHNVKKKICKNLEMVMAMPDSDPRRMEEIRKYAAIYGRFDCKRKPEKPLTLHEVSVNEAAAQICRFVPALLTRRDELFPLARRVVRDSGYHYSKNHYLSVSRPRENGEENENENERAKRQKLELEGENEDGTQEELDLRCSEMDINNTTLRRHRSSSPVWRKKNNNGIFSGSIEEISDSDSQLSFSNEESSSMHDTNEAEADNTDKESDFNLKVIASRGDNIIAVANPALMECSHPIKEEPTDEKPAL